The genomic segment TTGCGCAGTACACCGAGAAAGGAGATGAATAAGTCTGTCTCTAGCATGGGAGTAGGCTATCATCTTGCGTGCAGCAAGGCCTAATGGAACCCATGTTTATTCGTATCGGCTATTTTGTGTCAATTAGCGGGTGATATCTGCACGCTGACGCGTTCATTGGCCTGGCCGCGATGGTCGCAGTGATCGCTCCATGCTCTGCCGGGGCGTGTGAGCCCGACAGAGCTTAGCGGCGGGCAGCTGATCAAAAAAAAGCCAATATCAGCCACTCTTGCCGGGATTGTTGTCCGCTTCTGGTGGGTCAGGATCAAGAATATCCTGTGTTCTTAACTCGAAATCGCTGGCATCGTGACGTTCCCACAACTGTTTGGATTTGTCTCCGAATGGCCGATTCACCATTTGACCCCGTTTGAATGCAGGCCGCTTATTCATCTCGTCCACGTAGCGGCCCAGATGAGTGTAGCTGTGCGCCTCCAGAAACTCGGCAGCGTTATAGGCGAGACCGCGGATCACGGCTCCGTACCAGGGCGCTATCGCCATGTCTGCAATGGTATAGTCATCGCCGGCAATGTACTGTCTCTCTTTAAGCGTCTGATCAAGTAGGTCAAGTTGGCGCTTCACTTCCATGGTGTAGCGATCGATAGCGTACTCGATCTTGATCGGGGCATAAGCGTAAAAATGACCGAAACCGCCGCCCATCAGGGGGGTTGCCCCCATTTGCCAGAACAGCCAGTTCAAGCACTCTGTGCGCTCTGCGTGATCGCTGGGGATGAACTCACCGAATTTTTCCGCCAGGTAGAGCAGGATTGCGCCGGATTCAAACACGCGAAGTGGTTTGTCACCACTATGGTCAATCAGTGCGGGTATCTTCGAATTGGGGTTGGCGGCTACGAAGCCGCTGTCAAACTGTGAACCGTCACCAATGTTTACCAGCCAGGCATCGTATTCGGCGCCGCTATGCCCTTTAGCCAGCAGCTCCTCAAGCATTACAGTCACCTTGATCCCGTTAGGCGTAGCAAGGGAATAAAGTTGCATGGGGTGCTTGCCCACTTGCAGTTCTTTTTCCTGCTGCGCGCCCGCGGTGGGACGATTGATGTTGCCAAAGGCCTGGTTACTGTCAGGTTTCCATTTCCAGACAAGGGGTGGCTCGTAGTTGTCTTGCTCCGACATGAATCAGCTCCAAATATTAAGGTTATGA from the Candidatus Marimicrobium litorale genome contains:
- the yghU gene encoding glutathione-dependent disulfide-bond oxidoreductase, giving the protein MSEQDNYEPPLVWKWKPDSNQAFGNINRPTAGAQQEKELQVGKHPMQLYSLATPNGIKVTVMLEELLAKGHSGAEYDAWLVNIGDGSQFDSGFVAANPNSKIPALIDHSGDKPLRVFESGAILLYLAEKFGEFIPSDHAERTECLNWLFWQMGATPLMGGGFGHFYAYAPIKIEYAIDRYTMEVKRQLDLLDQTLKERQYIAGDDYTIADMAIAPWYGAVIRGLAYNAAEFLEAHSYTHLGRYVDEMNKRPAFKRGQMVNRPFGDKSKQLWERHDASDFELRTQDILDPDPPEADNNPGKSG